TTTTCAGGGTTGATATTGTCTACTAAAAGGTTTATGAGACGATCTTGTGTACTATAAAGAGCAATATCGGTAGTCAGCTCTTCAGTATGACGCATCTGAGCAGCAAGATAAGGAAAGAAGTTTTTACCGAATGTGGGATCGTTTTCAAGCCAGTATCTTACCCGCTCAATTGGAAGTTTTAACACTTTACAATCTTCTAAAATCTCATACATTACGTCATGGACTTGATTATCAAGTAAGGAAATCACATCAAACATATCTCCACGTCTATATATAAATATAGTCTGCTCTTTCGAGTTTTCAAAATTTATCTGATATGTTTTAATTCTGCCATCGACAACTATGTAAAAATCTTTTAAAAGATCATCTGGATGAAAAACATTTTCCCCT
Above is a window of Sulfurimonas marina DNA encoding:
- a CDS encoding Crp/Fnr family transcriptional regulator, translating into MQKESHEIELLDNLNKSFEDEFYKYASSLEFKKGENVFHPDDLLKDFYIVVDGRIKTYQINFENSKEQTIFIYRRGDMFDVISLLDNQVHDVMYEILEDCKVLKLPIERVRYWLENDPTFGKNFFPYLAAQMRHTEELTTDIALYSTQDRLINLLVDNINPEKHFKYQLLQNLSNSEIAKLLGTVRHVIERSLKQLKADNIIETSRKNIKIKSLQKLLEKTSQLLLK